In Carassius gibelio isolate Cgi1373 ecotype wild population from Czech Republic chromosome B2, carGib1.2-hapl.c, whole genome shotgun sequence, a single genomic region encodes these proteins:
- the LOC127950949 gene encoding (Lyso)-N-acylphosphatidylethanolamine lipase isoform X2: MSLLKSAESKILACLQNDVWSRFVTLSNQNRIWTLKVTNKSSHKHKDQAAKTPLVMVHGFGGGVGLWIRNLDTLSCSRPVYAFDLLGFGRSSRPSFPSDASLAEEQFITSIEQWRQSLGLERMILLGHSLGGYLATSYTIQYPERVSHLILVDAWGFPERPQPQLQGSGGQGSEVKRVSPPRWVKALVSLFSFFNPLAVIRAAGPWGPGLVNRFRPDFKRKYEDLFDDDTMTQYIYHCNAQNPSGEVGFKAMSESLGWAKRPMVQRVHLLPPSMPVSMLYGERSWVESSTGNTVAQIRGKSPTSVTLIEDASHHVYADQPEEFNRVVESICNTVD, encoded by the exons ATGTCGTTATTGAAAAGTGCCGAATCTAAAATTCTTGCCT GTCTCCAGAATGACGTGTGGTCCAGATTTGTGACGTTGTCAAATCAAAACAGAATATGGACCCTTAAAGTCACCAACAAATCATCCCACAAACACAAAGACCAAG CTGCTAAGACGCCCCTGGTGATGGTCCACGGGTTTGGAGGGGGCGTCGGTCTCTGGATCCGTAACCTGGACACTTTAAGTTGCTCTCGACCCGTCTACGCCTTTGACCTGCTGGGCTTCGGTCGCAGCTCTCGCCCCTCGTTCCCGTCTGATGCCTCATTGGCTGAGGAGCAGTTTATTACTTCCATTGAGCAGTGGAGACAATCTCTGGGACTGGAGCGCATGATCCTATTGGGCCACAGCCTGGGTGGTTACCTAGCAACATCCTATACAATCCAATATCCAGAAAG AGTCAGTCACCTCATCCTGGTGGACGCCTGGGGTTTTCCTGAGCGACCTCAGCCTCAGTTACAGGGGTCAGGAGGTCAAGGGTCAGAGGTTAAGAGGGTCTCACCCCCTCGCTGGGTCAAAGCTCTGGTGTCGTTGTTCAGCTTCTTCAACCCGCTGGCCGTCATCAGAGCAGCCGGACCCTGGG GTCCAGGGCTGGTAAACCGATTCCGTCCCGACTTCAAGAGGAAGTATGAGGATCTGTTTGATGACGACACCATGACGCAGTACATTTACCACTGTAACGCTCAGAACCCCAG TGGTGAGGTGGGCTTCAAAGCCATGTCTGAGTCTCTCGGCTGGGCTAAGAGGCCGATGGTTCAGCGTGTTCATCTGCTGCCCCCGTCGATGCCCGTCAGCATGCTGTACGGAGAGCGGTCCTGGGTGGAGTCATCCACTGGAAACACAGTCGCTCAGATCAGAGGCAAAAGCCCCACCAGCGTCACG CTGATCGAAGATGCTTCCCATCACGTTTACGCCGACCAGCCTGAAGAGTTCAACCGAGTGGTTGAGAGTATTTGTAATACTGTAGACTAA
- the LOC127951200 gene encoding polymeric immunoglobulin receptor isoform X1 — protein MVSYAKTNIFYISVGFWLSSVGFWLSLGVESYSGGPNHTLTIYPGGSVTIPCYYDKKYTQQKKSWYSEIDQTHTYTNTTEQNLSVIDHPDQSLFTVTMRNLQNKHNGDYYCVVETREQPSNTIYELYLKIQSAPDVSLMNSSVSGHEGGDISVQCLYSSGYQNKVKQWCRYKDQSCYTVGRTDTSQNSSVQIRDDDGRRSFTVLMTGLRRTDSGWYFCSVGDAMNPVYLTVIEEESVNTDISAEKDRWRFCLSTSN, from the exons ATGGTCTCCTACGCAAagacaaacatattttacatttcagtCGGATTTTGGCTCAGTTCAGTCGGATTTTGGCTCAGTTTAG GTGTTGAAAGCTACAGCGGTGGGCCAAACCATACATTAACTATTTATCCTGGAGGATCTGTCACCATCCCATGTTATTATGACAAGAAATACACACAGCAGAAGAAATCCTGGTACTCAGAGattgatcaaacacacacatacacaaacacaacagagcaGAATCTGTCAGTAATTGATCATCCTGATCAGAGTCTCTTTACTGTGACTATGAGAAacctgcagaacaaacacaatGGAGATTATTATTGTGTTGTGGAGACTAGAGAACAACCATCGAATACCATATATGAGCTTTATCTCAAGATTCAGTCTG ctcccGATGTATCTTTGATGAACAGCAGTGTCTCTGGACATGAAGGTGGTGATATCAGTGTTCAGTGTCTCTACAGTTCTGGATATCAGAATAAAGTCAAACAGTGGTGCAGATATAAAGATCAGAGCTGTTACACAGTGGGGAGGACTGACACATCCCAGAATTCATCAGTGCAGATCAGAGATGATGATGGGAGAAGATCCTTCACTGTGCTGATGACTGGACTGAGACGGACTGATTCTGGCTGGTACTTCTGCTCTGTAGGAGATGCAATGAATCCTGTTTATCTCACAGTAATAGAAGAAg aaagTGTGAACACAGACATCAGCGCTGAGAAGGACAG ATGGCGTTTCTGTCTGTCCACATCAAACTGA
- the LOC127951200 gene encoding polymeric immunoglobulin receptor isoform X2, translating to MVSYAKTNIFYISVGFWLSSVGFWLSLGVESYSGGPNHTLTIYPGGSVTIPCYYDKKYTQQKKSWYSEIDQTHTYTNTTEQNLSVIDHPDQSLFTVTMRNLQNKHNGDYYCVVETREQPSNTIYELYLKIQSAPDVSLMNSSVSGHEGGDISVQCLYSSGYQNKVKQWCRYKDQSCYTVGRTDTSQNSSVQIRDDDGRRSFTVLMTGLRRTDSGWYFCSVGDAMNPVYLTVIEEV from the exons ATGGTCTCCTACGCAAagacaaacatattttacatttcagtCGGATTTTGGCTCAGTTCAGTCGGATTTTGGCTCAGTTTAG GTGTTGAAAGCTACAGCGGTGGGCCAAACCATACATTAACTATTTATCCTGGAGGATCTGTCACCATCCCATGTTATTATGACAAGAAATACACACAGCAGAAGAAATCCTGGTACTCAGAGattgatcaaacacacacatacacaaacacaacagagcaGAATCTGTCAGTAATTGATCATCCTGATCAGAGTCTCTTTACTGTGACTATGAGAAacctgcagaacaaacacaatGGAGATTATTATTGTGTTGTGGAGACTAGAGAACAACCATCGAATACCATATATGAGCTTTATCTCAAGATTCAGTCTG ctcccGATGTATCTTTGATGAACAGCAGTGTCTCTGGACATGAAGGTGGTGATATCAGTGTTCAGTGTCTCTACAGTTCTGGATATCAGAATAAAGTCAAACAGTGGTGCAGATATAAAGATCAGAGCTGTTACACAGTGGGGAGGACTGACACATCCCAGAATTCATCAGTGCAGATCAGAGATGATGATGGGAGAAGATCCTTCACTGTGCTGATGACTGGACTGAGACGGACTGATTCTGGCTGGTACTTCTGCTCTGTAGGAGATGCAATGAATCCTGTTTATCTCACAGTAATAGAAGAAg TGTGA
- the LOC127950948 gene encoding protein-glutamine gamma-glutamyltransferase K: MPGQRLSIRINAALGRFHGENPISIVRKVCECRHRFQRDCLCLYRRQSNPYDVSGDVDGVALNGDTELDELTLAVRSVDLLSEKSDRNKTEHHTDQYNSDQLIIRRGQTFQIELDLSRPFNPNTDKLHLEMKTGSFLQVSKKTHIIIPLVDELQDERWEAKMVEQKDNRVRLSVNSPVTAVIGKYKLTITTQNLKTGETTTHDHDKDIYMLFNPWCEDDTVYMEGEKELKEYVLNDTGRIYYGTEKQIGARTWNFGQFDEGILEACLFVLDNSDVPPSGRGDPVSVVRVISAMINSPDDLGVLEGNWSGNYAGGTSPTAWSGSVEILRQYHRERGTPVKYGQCWVFSGVTTTVLRCLGIPTRSVTNFQSAHDTDVSLTTDVYLDENMEPINHLNSDSVWNFHVWNDCWMARPDLPPGLGGWQAVDSTPQETSYGTFRCGPASLAAIRSGQVYLKFDTPFVFAEVNSDKIYWQRNLDGTFKQIHSEKKAVGLCISTKAVGSDERVDITHLYKYPEGSEEERIAVETACRYGSKPNVYSSPIAEDVQVEVKMEGEGPRMGEDAQLKIVVKNSSSQPRRTTLHSQVAVMYYTGVLKDTVKKDTLNVELNPQEEKTLDWVLPYTQYQDQLVDQAALMLTLSGRVTETQQVLANQTSFRLRTPDLHIESIGEAYVGKEMSVKITFTNPLPCTLRDVVIRVEGLGLRDLHPIKVGDVGKHANVTVTEHFVPLIAGKRKLVASLDCRQLSQVHGVTDIDVHESQ; encoded by the exons ATGCCAGGACAAAGACTATCAATCCGAATTAACGCCGCTCTCGGACGTTTTCATGGTGAAAACCCCATTTCCATCGTGAGGAAAGTGTGCGAATGCCGGCACAGGTTTCAAAGAGATTGTCTATGTCTCTACCGGAGACAAAGTAACCCGTATGATGTGAGCGGTGACGTGGATGGTGTGGCTCTCAACGGAGATACAGAGCTGGACG AGTTGACTCTAGCTGTGCGCTCTGTGGATCTGCTGAGTGAGAAATCAGATCGGAACAAGACGGAGCATCACACGGATCAATACAACAGTGACCAGCTCATCATCCGCAGAGGACAGACTTTTCAAATAGAGCTCGACCTCTCACGACCTTTCAACCCAAACACAGATAAACTTCACCTGGAAATGAAGACGG GGTCGTTCCTGCAGGTGTCGAAGAAGACACACATCATCATACCGCTGGTGGACGAGCTCCAGGATGAACGCTGGGAGGCAAAGATGGTGGAGCAGAAGGACAACAGGGTGAGGCTTTCTGTCAACTCCCCCGTCACTGCTGTTATCGGGAAGTACAAGCTGACCATCACAACACAAAACCTGAAGACGGGCGAAACTACCACGCATGACCACGACAAAGACATCTACATGCTCTTCAATCCCTGGTGTGAAG atgaCACGGTGTACATGGAGGGGGAGAAAGAGCTGAAGGAGTACGTCTTAAATGACACTGGAAGAATCTACTATGGCACTGAGAAGCAGATTGGAGCTCGTACGTGGAACTTCGGCCAG TTTGATGAAGGGATTCTGGAGGCCTGTCTGTTTGTGCTGGATAACAGCGATGTTCCTCCTTCGGGACGAGGAGATCCTGTCAGTGTGGTCCGAGTCATTTCTGCCATG ATCAATTCTCCGGATGACCTTGGTGTTCTGGAGGGAAACTGGTCGGGAAATTACGCTGGCGGGACGTCTCCCACGGCCTGGAGTGGAAGTGTTGAAATCCTCCGGCAGTACCACAGAGAAAGAGGAACGCCCGTCAAATACGGCCAGTGCTGGGTGTTTTCTGGGGTCACgaccacag TATTGAGATGTTTAGGTATTCCTACCCGTTCTGTAACTAATTTCCAGTCTGCACATGACACGGATGTGTCCTTGACGACAGATGTGTATTTAGATGAGAATATGGAACCAATCAATCATCTCAACTCGGACTCTGTGTG GAACTTCCATGTGTGGAACGACTGCTGGATGGCCCGTCCGGATCTGCCTCCTGGTTTGGGCGGCTGGCAGGCCGTGGACTCCACACCTCAGGAGACCAGTTATGGGACGTTCCGCTGTGGCCCAGCGTCACTGGCCGCTATTCGCTCCGGACAGGTCTACCTTAAATTTGACACCCCTTTCGTCTTTGCTGAG GTGAACAGTGATAAGATCTACTGGCAGAGGAACCTGGATGGCACCTTCAAGCAGATCCACAGTGAGAAGAAAGCAGTCGGCCTCTGCATCAGCACTAAAGCTGTGGGCTCGGACGAACGTGTCGACATCACACACCTTTACAAATATCCTGAAG GTTCAGAAGAGGAGCGTATCGCAGTGGAAACCGCCTGTCGCTATGGCTCTAAACCCAACGTCTACTCCAGTCCCATTGCTGAGGATGTGCAGGTGGAGGTGAAGATGGAGGGAGAAGGTCCACGCATGGGAGAAGACGCTCAGCTGAAGATCGTGGTGAAGAACAGCAGCTCTCAGCCGCGCAGAACCACCCTCCACAGCCAGGTGGCAGTCATGTACTACACCGGCGTGCTGAAGGACACCGTGAAGAAGGACACGCTTAATGTGGAGCTGAACCCACAGGAAG AGAAGACTCTTGACTGGGTGCTGCCATACACACAGTATCAGGATCAGCTGGTGGACCAGGCCGCGCTCATGCTGACTCTGTCAGGACGGGTCACTGAGACCCAGCAGGTTTTGGCCAATCAGACCAGCTTTAGGCTCCGAACACCTGATCTCCACATCGAG TCTATCGGAGAGGCATATGTGGGCAAGGAGATGTCCGTGAAGATCACATTCACAAATCCTCTTCCTTGTACTCTGCGTGATGTGGTCATCCGAGTGGAAGGACTCGGGCTGAGAGACCTCCATCCCATCAAAGTGGG TGATGTGGGCAAACATGCCAATGTGACGGTGACGGAGCACTTCGTCCCCTTGATAGCAGGCAAGAGGAAGCTGGTGGCGTCTCTGGACTGCAGACAGCTGTCGCAGGTGCACGGTGTGACCGACATCGACGTTCACGAGAGCCAGTGA
- the LOC127950949 gene encoding (Lyso)-N-acylphosphatidylethanolamine lipase isoform X1: MSPANAAMQDETDAEQTSGYWSWWPSWRPTSMSLLKSAESKILACLQNDVWSRFVTLSNQNRIWTLKVTNKSSHKHKDQAAKTPLVMVHGFGGGVGLWIRNLDTLSCSRPVYAFDLLGFGRSSRPSFPSDASLAEEQFITSIEQWRQSLGLERMILLGHSLGGYLATSYTIQYPERVSHLILVDAWGFPERPQPQLQGSGGQGSEVKRVSPPRWVKALVSLFSFFNPLAVIRAAGPWGPGLVNRFRPDFKRKYEDLFDDDTMTQYIYHCNAQNPSGEVGFKAMSESLGWAKRPMVQRVHLLPPSMPVSMLYGERSWVESSTGNTVAQIRGKSPTSVTLIEDASHHVYADQPEEFNRVVESICNTVD; this comes from the exons ATGTCTCCTGCAAACGCCGCGATGCAAGACGAGACTGACGCCGA aCAGACCTCTGGGTACTGGTCCTGGTGGCCCTCTTGGAGACCAACATCCATGTCGTTATTGAAAAGTGCCGAATCTAAAATTCTTGCCT GTCTCCAGAATGACGTGTGGTCCAGATTTGTGACGTTGTCAAATCAAAACAGAATATGGACCCTTAAAGTCACCAACAAATCATCCCACAAACACAAAGACCAAG CTGCTAAGACGCCCCTGGTGATGGTCCACGGGTTTGGAGGGGGCGTCGGTCTCTGGATCCGTAACCTGGACACTTTAAGTTGCTCTCGACCCGTCTACGCCTTTGACCTGCTGGGCTTCGGTCGCAGCTCTCGCCCCTCGTTCCCGTCTGATGCCTCATTGGCTGAGGAGCAGTTTATTACTTCCATTGAGCAGTGGAGACAATCTCTGGGACTGGAGCGCATGATCCTATTGGGCCACAGCCTGGGTGGTTACCTAGCAACATCCTATACAATCCAATATCCAGAAAG AGTCAGTCACCTCATCCTGGTGGACGCCTGGGGTTTTCCTGAGCGACCTCAGCCTCAGTTACAGGGGTCAGGAGGTCAAGGGTCAGAGGTTAAGAGGGTCTCACCCCCTCGCTGGGTCAAAGCTCTGGTGTCGTTGTTCAGCTTCTTCAACCCGCTGGCCGTCATCAGAGCAGCCGGACCCTGGG GTCCAGGGCTGGTAAACCGATTCCGTCCCGACTTCAAGAGGAAGTATGAGGATCTGTTTGATGACGACACCATGACGCAGTACATTTACCACTGTAACGCTCAGAACCCCAG TGGTGAGGTGGGCTTCAAAGCCATGTCTGAGTCTCTCGGCTGGGCTAAGAGGCCGATGGTTCAGCGTGTTCATCTGCTGCCCCCGTCGATGCCCGTCAGCATGCTGTACGGAGAGCGGTCCTGGGTGGAGTCATCCACTGGAAACACAGTCGCTCAGATCAGAGGCAAAAGCCCCACCAGCGTCACG CTGATCGAAGATGCTTCCCATCACGTTTACGCCGACCAGCCTGAAGAGTTCAACCGAGTGGTTGAGAGTATTTGTAATACTGTAGACTAA
- the LOC127950950 gene encoding dolichyl-diphosphooligosaccharide--protein glycosyltransferase subunit dad1, whose product MSNSVFSVISRFVEEYRSSTPNKLKMIDAYLLYILLTGVFQFLYCVLVGTFPFNSFLSGFISCVGCFILAVCLRIQINPQNKRDFLTVSPERAFADFLFAHTVLHLVIVNFVG is encoded by the exons ATGTCTAATTCAGTGTTTTCAGTTATATCGCGTTTTGTGGAGGAGTATAGGAGCAGCACACCGAACAAGCTGAAGATGATCGACGCGTATCTGCTGTATATTCTGCTGACCGGAGTGTTCCAGTTCCTGTATTGTGTATTAGTGGGAACCTTTCCCTTCAACAGCTTCTTATCGGGATTCATCTCGTGTGTGGGATGCTTCATTCTGGCTG TCTGTCTTCGCATCCAGATCAACCCTCAGAATAAAAGAGATTTCCTGACCGTGTCTCCTGAGAGAGCGTTCGCTGATTTCCTCTTTGCTCACACTGTTCTGCATCTAGTGATTGTCAATTTTGTTGGCTGA